The following proteins are co-located in the Tetrapisispora phaffii CBS 4417 chromosome 4, complete genome genome:
- the SPC3 gene encoding signal peptidase complex subunit SPC3 (similar to Saccharomyces cerevisiae SPC3 (YLR066W); ancestral locus Anc_8.21) produces MYSLSQRFQNVTNQALTYSFLIIGFVIATSWFHLQQNNVFQTPVAINTLNSNINVRSSRFFGSTTGKPKENAKITFDLDADFTPFFNWNTKQIFAYLVAEYNGDEKNTKNTVTFWDKIIADKENAVLSIKSEKSKYAVWDLEDKFAGRELTFKLQWNIQPWIGPLVFGETVGNCTFTLPVEQKEKASSNTNNDEATAEKPQKKNRKARKARKAKATNKDSTENKN; encoded by the coding sequence ATGTATTCTCTCTCGCAACGTTTCCAAAATGTTACAAACCAGGCATTGACTTATAGTTTTCTAATTATAGGGTTTGTCATTGCCACCTCATGGTTTCATTTACAACAGAATAACGTATTTCAAACTCCAGTTGCGATAAACACTTTAAACTCTAATATAAATGTTAGATCAAGTAGGTTTTTTGGCTCAACCACTGGCAAGCCAAAGGAAAATGCTAAAATCACTTTTGATTTGGATGCAGACTTTACAccttttttcaattggaATACTAAGCAAATATTTGCTTATTTGGTGGCTGAATACAATGGTGATGAGAaaaatactaaaaataCTGTCACATTTTGGGATAAAATTATAGCAGACAAGGAAAACGCAGTTTTATCTATAAAATcagaaaaatcaaaatacGCAGTTTGGGATCTAGAAGATAAATTTGCAGGAAGAGAACTTACATTTAAATTACAATGGAATATACAGCCATGGATCGGTCCTTTGGTTTTTGGTGAAACTGTCGGTAACTGCACATTTACGTTGCCCGTAGAACAAAAGGAAAAGGCATcttcaaatacaaataacGATGAAGCTACAGCTGAAAAACcacaaaagaagaatagAAAGGCTAGAAAAGCTAGAAAAGCTAAAGCAACCAACAAAGATTCCactgaaaataaaaattga